One Methanofastidiosum sp. DNA segment encodes these proteins:
- a CDS encoding type II toxin-antitoxin system ParD family antitoxin — protein MKLISVQIPEAYMNGLDELVNYGYFPNKSEAIRSAIRDMLKNELGGFRSLRNEGISEKIR, from the coding sequence ATGAAACTCATATCAGTACAAATACCAGAAGCCTATATGAACGGGTTGGACGAGTTGGTTAATTATGGATACTTCCCTAATAAGAGTGAAGCCATAAGATCAGCAATCAGGGACATGCTAAAGAACGAACTTGGTGGGTTTAGGTCACTTAGAAATGAGGGCATATCTGAAAAAATAAGGTAA